In Vicinamibacterales bacterium, the following are encoded in one genomic region:
- the rfaE1 gene encoding D-glycero-beta-D-manno-heptose-7-phosphate kinase — MPDAPADLTRLLADARGRSVLVVGDLMLDHFVIGRVERISPEAPVPVVQFDHESFRLGGAANVANNLAALGGKVEIAGVVGSDPEGSRLTAALRTAGIGIGGVIADKDRCTTRKLRVVTTRNQQVARIDYECDRPVDGELEASLILKIRAAAAHAHVILISDYQKGTITPATANAAIEAAKAKGVPSLVDPKVPHIDYYAGAALITPNHLEAEAVTLQRIRNAEEARSAAARFRERASCRSVLITRGEHGMWLLSDEGEHDLPAEAREVSDVTGAGDTVIAAIALGLAAGGSLRDAARLANRAAGLAVARFGPVAITAEELAEELAAAR; from the coding sequence ATGCCCGACGCGCCGGCTGACCTCACGCGGCTGCTCGCCGACGCCCGCGGCCGCTCCGTTCTCGTCGTCGGCGATCTGATGCTCGATCACTTCGTGATCGGCCGGGTCGAACGCATTTCGCCCGAAGCCCCGGTGCCGGTGGTGCAGTTCGACCACGAGAGCTTCCGGCTCGGGGGCGCGGCCAACGTCGCCAACAATCTCGCGGCGCTGGGCGGCAAGGTCGAGATTGCGGGCGTGGTCGGCAGCGATCCGGAGGGCTCGCGGCTGACCGCGGCGCTTCGCACCGCCGGGATCGGCATCGGCGGCGTGATTGCCGACAAGGATCGCTGCACCACACGCAAGCTGCGGGTCGTGACCACGCGGAACCAGCAGGTCGCGCGGATCGACTACGAATGCGATCGGCCCGTCGACGGGGAACTCGAGGCGTCGCTGATCCTGAAGATCCGCGCCGCGGCGGCGCACGCGCACGTCATCCTGATCTCCGATTATCAGAAGGGCACGATCACGCCGGCGACGGCGAACGCCGCGATCGAAGCGGCGAAGGCGAAGGGCGTTCCGTCGCTGGTGGACCCGAAGGTGCCGCACATCGACTACTACGCGGGTGCGGCATTGATCACGCCGAACCACCTCGAGGCGGAGGCGGTCACGCTGCAGCGGATCCGCAACGCCGAGGAAGCGCGGTCCGCCGCCGCCAGGTTCCGCGAGCGCGCCTCGTGCCGCAGCGTTCTGATCACGCGCGGCGAGCACGGCATGTGGCTGCTGTCTGACGAGGGAGAACACGATCTGCCGGCCGAGGCGCGCGAGGTCTCCGACGTGACCGGCGCCGGCGACACCGTGATCGCCGCGATCGCGCTGGGTCTCGCGGCCGGCGGCTCGCTGCGCGACGCCGCGCGTCTCGCCAACCGCGCCGCCGGCCTGGCGGTCGCCCGCTTCGGGCCGGTGGCGATCACCGCGGAGGAACTCGCGGAGGAACTTGCGGCGGCTCGCTAG
- a CDS encoding glycosyltransferase family 39 protein, producing the protein MTALVVLLALASGVYFVALGNSGIWDANEAFYVETPREMLEANDFVNPTFNYLPRFNKPVLSYWIVAGFYQLFGVSVAVQRFTIALGALIIIAAAFVLARAGIRDHGLGISDSPAALWAAAGLAAAPRLVMFARRIFIDIWISAFLALTLTFFALSEAHPERRRRYLTLMYVAVGLGVLTKGPVAVALPALAFGLYLALRGELRRVTQMMIPLGVVIVAAIVVPWYAALYREHGWTYIQSFLISENVERFTQGVGVRQYRGPWFYLPVVLSDSFPWSLLLFAAAAAAWKQRSRIETLLWCWIVAIVGFFSLSAGKQDLYIFPIVPAVAALGGLAIQRGLDRREWSGWLTGTLAAIGALLASAGAAVLFLFETAGRTYALDSAALVGGLALAGGLLTLVLGLKRRPAAAGLTLLGAIVAMNWAFVLRVLPEFERYKPVPAFSRTLQDRLEPGDVVAHYQVALPSMVFYLRRHVEQYFDEAPFVAAMHSTKRVYAVLSADDYAALAPRLGASCVVERRPTFEVKLRQVLKRQPLPELLLVANRCGEP; encoded by the coding sequence GTGACGGCCCTCGTCGTCCTCCTGGCTCTTGCCAGCGGCGTGTATTTCGTCGCGCTCGGCAACTCGGGGATCTGGGACGCGAACGAGGCGTTCTACGTCGAAACGCCGCGCGAGATGCTCGAGGCGAACGACTTCGTCAATCCGACGTTCAACTACCTGCCGCGCTTCAACAAGCCGGTCCTGAGCTACTGGATCGTCGCCGGCTTCTACCAGCTGTTCGGCGTCTCGGTCGCCGTGCAACGGTTCACGATCGCGCTCGGCGCGCTGATCATCATCGCCGCCGCGTTCGTCCTCGCCCGCGCGGGGATCCGCGATCATGGATTAGGGATTAGCGATTCACCGGCTGCTTTGTGGGCGGCCGCCGGTCTGGCGGCGGCGCCGCGGCTGGTGATGTTCGCGCGCCGCATCTTCATCGACATCTGGATCAGCGCATTCCTCGCGCTCACGCTGACGTTCTTCGCCCTGAGCGAGGCCCATCCGGAGCGGCGGCGGCGCTACCTGACGCTGATGTACGTCGCCGTCGGGCTCGGCGTGCTGACCAAGGGGCCGGTGGCGGTTGCGCTGCCGGCGCTGGCATTCGGACTCTATCTGGCGCTGCGCGGCGAGCTCCGTCGCGTGACGCAGATGATGATTCCCCTCGGGGTGGTGATCGTCGCCGCCATCGTGGTTCCGTGGTACGCGGCGCTGTACCGCGAGCACGGCTGGACCTACATTCAGTCGTTCCTGATCAGCGAGAACGTCGAGCGGTTCACGCAGGGGGTGGGCGTGCGGCAGTACCGCGGCCCGTGGTTCTACCTGCCGGTGGTGCTGAGCGATTCGTTCCCGTGGTCGCTGCTGCTGTTCGCGGCGGCGGCCGCGGCATGGAAGCAGCGCAGCCGCATCGAGACGCTGCTGTGGTGCTGGATCGTCGCCATCGTCGGCTTCTTCTCGCTCTCGGCCGGCAAACAGGATCTCTACATCTTTCCGATCGTGCCGGCCGTGGCGGCGCTCGGAGGGCTGGCGATCCAGCGCGGCCTCGATCGGCGCGAGTGGAGCGGCTGGCTCACCGGGACGCTGGCCGCCATCGGCGCGCTGCTCGCGAGCGCCGGCGCCGCGGTGCTGTTCCTGTTCGAGACCGCGGGCCGCACCTACGCCCTCGACAGTGCCGCCCTCGTCGGCGGCCTCGCCCTCGCCGGAGGCCTGCTGACGCTGGTTCTCGGCCTCAAGCGGCGTCCCGCAGCCGCCGGCCTGACGCTGCTCGGCGCCATCGTCGCGATGAACTGGGCATTCGTGCTGCGCGTGCTGCCCGAGTTCGAGCGATACAAGCCGGTGCCGGCGTTCAGCCGCACGCTGCAGGACCGCCTCGAGCCCGGCGACGTCGTGGCGCACTACCAGGTCGCGCTGCCCAGCATGGTGTTCTATCTCCGGCGGCACGTGGAGCAGTACTTCGACGAGGCGCCGTTCGTGGCGGCGATGCATTCGACGAAGCGGGTCTACGCGGTCCTCTCGGCGGACGACTACGCCGCGCTCGCCCCGCGGCTCGGCGCCAGCTGTGTGGTCGAGCGGCGTCCGACCTTCGAAGTGAAGCTGCGGCAGGTGTTGAAGCGGCAGCCGCTGCCCGAGCTGCTGCTGGTTGCGAACCGGTGCGGTGAACCGTGA
- a CDS encoding tetratricopeptide repeat protein has translation MLTPVSAVVALSLALSAQAPVRTPPAPASAARPQAPGERELPTYYFLLGRFLEGEGKVDEAAAALRKAGELDPKSAEPRAELAALYARADRAPEALAAAEEAIKIDPKNREANRILGTVLASFAAQRQAAKPGDDVSSYGARAMAALEIARGDGTGDLSIDLTLARLYLERDRPADAIPLLRRIVAEQPQFAEGSVLLAEAQEQTGSPDAAIETLTLLLQDQPQFFRGRVQIAELYDRQRQWNEAAQAWAAVQKLSPRNTEVMARRATSLMNGGRPADAQAVLREALKIAPNDVRLTFILAQAHRDAGDLDAAEATARALAAAYPQDPRTTYLLAQMLDARGRHKEIVELLKPEIERLRAAKAKPQQIGLLLGAQGLALLQLKRYDEAIASYKEAIAATPDDTSVQFQFGAALDRAGRRPEAQKVFRDLIARHPDHANALNYLGYMLAEQGTSLDEAVSLIQRALALDPGNPSYLDSLGWAYFQQGKLDLADPPLSAAADRLPKNSVIQDHLGDLRLKQNRRAEAVEAWRRALAGDGDGIDRLKVQKKVDAAQRK, from the coding sequence ATGCTGACTCCAGTCTCTGCCGTTGTCGCGCTCTCGCTGGCACTTTCCGCGCAGGCGCCGGTGAGGACGCCGCCCGCGCCGGCGTCCGCGGCCAGGCCGCAGGCGCCCGGCGAGCGGGAGCTGCCGACGTACTATTTCCTCCTCGGCCGCTTTCTCGAAGGGGAAGGGAAGGTGGACGAGGCGGCCGCGGCGCTGCGCAAGGCCGGTGAGCTCGATCCGAAGAGCGCCGAGCCGCGCGCCGAGCTCGCCGCGCTCTACGCGCGTGCCGACCGCGCCCCCGAGGCGCTGGCCGCCGCCGAAGAGGCCATCAAGATCGATCCGAAGAACCGCGAAGCCAATCGCATCCTCGGCACGGTGCTCGCCTCGTTCGCCGCCCAGCGCCAGGCGGCGAAGCCCGGCGACGACGTCTCGTCCTACGGGGCGCGCGCGATGGCGGCGCTGGAGATCGCCCGCGGCGACGGCACCGGCGACCTGTCGATCGATCTGACGCTGGCGCGCCTCTATCTCGAGCGCGATCGTCCCGCCGACGCCATCCCGCTGTTGCGGCGGATCGTCGCCGAGCAGCCGCAGTTCGCCGAAGGGTCCGTCCTGCTCGCCGAAGCGCAGGAACAGACGGGATCCCCCGACGCGGCGATCGAGACGCTGACGCTGCTGCTCCAGGATCAGCCGCAGTTCTTCCGCGGCCGCGTGCAGATCGCGGAGCTGTACGATCGCCAGCGGCAGTGGAACGAGGCGGCGCAGGCGTGGGCCGCCGTGCAGAAGCTCAGTCCCCGCAACACCGAGGTGATGGCCCGGCGCGCCACGTCACTGATGAATGGCGGCCGTCCGGCCGACGCACAGGCCGTGCTCCGTGAGGCGCTGAAGATCGCGCCGAACGACGTGCGCCTGACCTTCATCCTCGCCCAGGCGCACCGCGACGCCGGCGATCTCGATGCGGCCGAGGCCACCGCCCGGGCGCTGGCCGCGGCGTACCCGCAGGATCCGCGGACGACGTACCTGCTGGCGCAGATGCTCGACGCCCGCGGGCGCCACAAGGAGATCGTCGAGCTGCTCAAACCGGAAATCGAGCGTCTGCGCGCCGCCAAGGCGAAGCCGCAGCAGATCGGCCTGCTGCTCGGCGCGCAGGGGCTCGCGCTCCTGCAGTTGAAGCGCTACGACGAGGCCATCGCCTCGTACAAGGAAGCGATCGCCGCCACGCCGGACGACACGTCCGTGCAGTTTCAGTTCGGCGCCGCGCTCGATCGCGCCGGCCGGCGGCCCGAGGCCCAGAAGGTCTTCCGCGATCTCATCGCGCGGCATCCCGACCACGCCAACGCGCTGAACTATCTCGGCTACATGCTCGCCGAACAGGGGACGTCGCTCGACGAAGCGGTATCGCTGATCCAGCGCGCGCTCGCGCTGGATCCCGGCAATCCGTCGTATCTGGATTCGCTCGGCTGGGCCTACTTCCAGCAGGGCAAGCTCGATCTCGCGGATCCGCCGCTCTCCGCCGCGGCCGATCGGCTGCCGAAGAATTCGGTGATTCAGGATCACCTCGGCGACCTGCGCCTGAAGCAGAATCGCCGCGCCGAGGCGGTGGAGGCCTGGCGCCGCGCCCTGGCCGGCGACGGGGACGGCATCGATCGCCTCAAGGTGCAGAAGAAAGTGGATGCGGCGCAGCGCAAGTAG
- a CDS encoding glycosyltransferase family 9 protein translates to MTRPPSSPERILLIRLRLIGDVVFTTPLIGALRRAYPRARLTYLVEPAAAPIVSRNPHLDEVIVAPRRRGVRRLLDDLHLARRLRRERFDLAIDLHGGPRSSWLAWASGARQRIGYDIGGRQWMYTRRVARPRELRPRHSVRNQWDLLGAIPDWPGGEPSPERDRIDIALDPQADARMADRLRLAGVAEDDELVVMHVSAGNPFRRWPEPFFVDTATALAAGGPKRRVVLSSGPSDREAAARIAAATRARLGGEARRIIDLGEFDLHELRALIGRSRLFVGGDTGPLHMAAATDTPVVGLYGPTLAARSAPWRPAGIPTVSLERDDLACRPCDQRTCAPGDFRCLTQLPPARAIDAAERILSASSSAAAGRRSAP, encoded by the coding sequence TTGACGAGGCCACCATCGAGCCCTGAACGCATCCTGCTGATCCGCCTGCGCCTGATCGGGGACGTAGTGTTCACGACGCCGTTGATCGGCGCGCTGCGCCGCGCGTATCCTCGGGCGCGGCTGACGTACCTGGTGGAGCCTGCGGCCGCGCCGATCGTGAGCCGCAATCCGCATCTGGACGAGGTGATCGTGGCGCCGCGGCGGCGCGGCGTGCGGCGGCTGCTCGACGACCTGCACCTGGCGCGGCGGCTGCGCCGCGAACGGTTCGACCTGGCGATCGATCTGCACGGCGGTCCGCGCAGCTCCTGGCTGGCGTGGGCGAGCGGGGCGCGGCAGCGGATCGGCTACGACATCGGCGGCCGCCAGTGGATGTACACGCGCCGGGTCGCGCGGCCGCGGGAACTCCGGCCGCGGCACTCGGTCCGGAATCAATGGGACCTGCTCGGCGCGATCCCGGACTGGCCGGGAGGCGAACCGAGCCCGGAGCGCGATCGCATCGACATCGCGCTCGACCCGCAGGCCGACGCGCGGATGGCCGATCGCCTGCGGCTCGCCGGCGTGGCGGAAGACGACGAACTCGTGGTGATGCACGTGAGCGCGGGCAACCCGTTCCGCCGGTGGCCGGAGCCGTTCTTCGTCGACACCGCCACCGCGCTCGCGGCCGGGGGGCCGAAGCGGCGCGTGGTTCTCAGCTCGGGCCCATCGGACCGTGAGGCAGCCGCCCGGATCGCGGCCGCCACACGCGCGCGACTCGGCGGCGAGGCGCGCCGTATCATCGATCTCGGAGAATTCGATCTGCACGAGCTCAGAGCGTTGATCGGCCGGAGCCGGCTTTTCGTCGGCGGCGACACGGGACCGCTGCACATGGCCGCCGCGACCGACACGCCGGTGGTCGGTCTGTACGGGCCGACGCTGGCGGCGAGGTCCGCGCCGTGGCGCCCGGCCGGGATTCCAACGGTATCGCTGGAGCGCGACGATCTGGCGTGCCGTCCCTGCGACCAGCGGACGTGTGCGCCCGGCGACTTCCGCTGCCTGACCCAACTGCCGCCGGCGCGCGCCATCGACGCCGCCGAACGGATACTGTCTGCCTCGTCTTCGGCCGCCGCCGGCCGGCGGAGCGCGCCGTGA
- the ispE gene encoding 4-(cytidine 5'-diphospho)-2-C-methyl-D-erythritol kinase, with protein sequence MTRRSFTVRAHAKVNLDLRVLGVRADGNHELRTVFQGIELHDTLVCRERPGPFTLQCRTPGVPLDDRNLIWRAAAALWTALGRAGAPRDVVVRIEKQIPLEAGLGGGSSDAAAALVALGRLWGGAALTLLREVGATIGADVPFFLSGGTALGLGRGEEIYPLVDLPPHFVVIVRPPFGVSTAEAYGWYDEDRASGQRDENRELQQLPVPWPTRAAQMINDLEPPVIRRHPEIAGFKAQLRELGATAAAMSGSGSAVFGLFRSRAAAHHAVKPLSRNGARALVTRTLSRAEHERRSRAVAPRGRATRGPARRVARKG encoded by the coding sequence TTGACGCGGCGCAGCTTCACCGTGCGCGCTCATGCCAAGGTCAATCTCGATCTGCGCGTGCTCGGCGTGCGCGCGGACGGCAACCACGAACTGCGCACCGTGTTTCAAGGCATCGAGCTGCACGACACGCTCGTCTGCCGCGAGCGCCCCGGGCCGTTCACCCTGCAGTGCCGGACGCCCGGGGTGCCGCTCGACGACCGCAATCTGATCTGGCGCGCGGCGGCCGCGCTCTGGACCGCGCTCGGCCGCGCCGGCGCGCCGCGCGACGTCGTGGTGCGCATCGAGAAGCAGATTCCGCTCGAAGCGGGTCTCGGCGGCGGCAGCTCGGATGCCGCCGCGGCGCTGGTCGCGCTCGGCCGCCTCTGGGGCGGCGCGGCGCTGACGCTCCTGCGCGAGGTCGGCGCGACGATTGGCGCCGACGTGCCGTTCTTCCTGTCGGGCGGGACGGCGCTTGGCCTCGGGCGCGGCGAGGAGATCTACCCGCTTGTCGATCTGCCGCCGCACTTCGTGGTGATCGTCCGCCCGCCGTTCGGCGTGTCGACGGCGGAGGCGTACGGCTGGTACGACGAGGACCGCGCGTCGGGGCAGCGCGACGAGAATCGCGAGCTGCAGCAGCTGCCCGTGCCCTGGCCGACCCGCGCGGCGCAGATGATCAATGACCTGGAGCCGCCGGTGATCAGACGCCATCCCGAGATCGCCGGGTTCAAGGCTCAGCTGCGGGAGCTCGGCGCCACGGCCGCGGCGATGTCCGGCAGCGGATCGGCGGTTTTCGGCCTGTTTCGCAGCCGTGCCGCCGCCCACCACGCCGTCAAGCCGTTGTCGCGGAACGGCGCCCGGGCCCTCGTCACCCGGACGCTGAGCCGCGCCGAGCACGAGCGGCGGAGTCGGGCCGTGGCCCCGCGGGGGCGCGCCACGCGCGGGCCCGCCCGGAGAGTTGCCCGAAAGGGCTAG
- a CDS encoding Trm112 family protein — MVDPELLEILACPNCKTKVELVKGGTALKCPQCRRVYPIKDDIPVMLIDEATIEP, encoded by the coding sequence ATGGTTGATCCGGAACTGCTCGAGATCCTGGCGTGCCCCAACTGCAAGACGAAGGTCGAGCTGGTGAAGGGAGGCACGGCGCTCAAGTGCCCGCAGTGCCGGCGCGTGTATCCAATCAAGGACGACATCCCCGTGATGCTGATTGACGAGGCCACCATCGAGCCCTGA
- a CDS encoding ribose-phosphate pyrophosphokinase, translating into MITTGALPQTMASGQLKLFSGSAHRALTEEIAEFLGVQVGHARLQRFPDTEVSFQIDENIRGTDVFVIQPTCADVDRHLVELCVMIDAFRRSSASRITAVIPYYGYARQDRKDKPRVPISAKLMANLITAAGANRVLTMDLHKAQIQGFFDIPVDHLFAAPVIIQYLGTLDSPNLTIVSPDAGGAERARAYAKRLDAELAIIDKRRTEDGTAEVMNVIGDVAGRTCIIQDDIIDTAGTIVKAANALKANGAERVFACAVHGVLSGPAIERLEAAPIDQVIITNTIPLSTERAKCCRKIRQLSVARLLGQAIRSIHEETSVSSLFV; encoded by the coding sequence GTGATTACGACCGGAGCGCTACCGCAAACGATGGCGAGCGGGCAGCTCAAGCTGTTCTCGGGCAGCGCGCATCGGGCGCTGACCGAGGAGATTGCGGAGTTCCTCGGCGTCCAGGTCGGGCACGCCCGCCTGCAGCGGTTCCCCGACACGGAGGTCTCGTTCCAGATCGACGAGAACATCCGCGGCACCGACGTGTTCGTGATCCAGCCGACCTGCGCCGACGTCGATCGGCACCTGGTCGAGCTGTGCGTGATGATCGATGCGTTCCGCCGCTCGTCGGCGTCGCGCATCACCGCGGTGATTCCGTATTACGGCTACGCCCGGCAGGACCGCAAGGACAAGCCGCGCGTGCCGATCTCCGCGAAGCTGATGGCCAATCTGATCACCGCCGCCGGGGCGAATCGGGTGCTGACGATGGATCTGCACAAGGCGCAGATCCAGGGGTTCTTTGACATCCCGGTGGATCACCTGTTCGCGGCGCCGGTGATCATCCAGTATCTCGGGACGCTCGACAGTCCGAACCTGACCATCGTGTCGCCGGACGCGGGGGGCGCCGAGCGCGCGCGGGCCTACGCCAAGCGGCTCGACGCGGAACTGGCGATCATCGACAAGCGCCGCACCGAGGACGGGACGGCGGAGGTGATGAACGTGATCGGCGACGTCGCCGGGCGCACGTGCATCATCCAGGACGACATCATCGACACGGCGGGCACGATCGTGAAGGCCGCCAACGCGCTCAAGGCCAACGGGGCCGAGCGCGTGTTCGCCTGCGCGGTGCACGGCGTGCTCTCGGGGCCCGCCATCGAGCGGCTCGAGGCGGCGCCGATCGATCAGGTGATCATCACCAACACGATCCCGCTCTCCACCGAGCGGGCGAAGTGCTGCCGCAAGATCAGGCAGCTCTCGGTGGCCCGCCTGCTCGGCCAGGCGATTCGGAGTATTCACGAAGAGACCTCGGTCTCCTCGCTGTTCGTATGA
- a CDS encoding O-antigen ligase family protein, giving the protein MRTPATSTWPNGWVDAVPTLPAAPLERAACLTLLAFAAALQVSIAAADILLTIAAALWIGVLVRNRERIEVPGMFWPLAAYAGATLIASFFSVDPRVSFVDSKQLVLLVIVPLAYRLFRGNRALLAVDVIITIGALSATFGIVQYLILSYDNLGRRPQGTLGLYMTYSGLLMLVTCAAVARIMFAQHHRLWASLILPALVFALAFTFTRSAWVGACVGIGILFVLRDFRLIALLPIALGGFLVLAPPNLSARLYSTFSLTDPSNVDRVAMMKSGWRMVQKDPLTGVGPDMVIQVYPTIRDKTAINQLNPHLHNVPLQIAAERGIPALLVWIWFIVRLARDFLRQRRAAYPSLSNAGLAVIGAMLAAGLFEYNFGDSEFLMLFLVLVTLPYAAAAAPPTHARRAG; this is encoded by the coding sequence GTGAGAACGCCCGCGACCAGCACCTGGCCGAACGGCTGGGTGGACGCCGTGCCGACGCTGCCCGCCGCGCCGCTCGAGCGTGCCGCCTGCCTGACGCTGCTGGCGTTTGCCGCGGCCCTGCAGGTGTCGATCGCGGCCGCCGACATCCTGCTGACGATTGCCGCCGCTCTCTGGATCGGGGTCCTCGTCAGGAACCGCGAGCGGATCGAAGTGCCCGGCATGTTCTGGCCGCTCGCCGCCTACGCCGGCGCGACGCTGATCGCCTCGTTCTTCTCCGTCGATCCGCGCGTCAGCTTCGTCGATTCGAAGCAGCTCGTGCTGCTGGTGATTGTCCCGCTCGCCTACCGGCTGTTCCGCGGCAACCGCGCGCTGCTCGCGGTCGACGTGATCATCACCATCGGCGCGCTCAGCGCGACCTTCGGCATCGTCCAGTACCTGATCCTCAGCTACGACAACCTGGGGCGCCGGCCGCAGGGCACGCTGGGGCTCTACATGACCTACTCGGGCCTGCTGATGCTGGTGACGTGCGCCGCGGTCGCGCGGATCATGTTCGCGCAGCATCACCGCCTGTGGGCGTCGCTGATCCTGCCGGCGCTGGTCTTCGCACTGGCGTTCACGTTCACGCGGAGCGCCTGGGTCGGCGCCTGCGTCGGCATCGGCATCCTGTTCGTGCTCCGCGATTTCCGCCTGATCGCGCTGCTGCCGATCGCGCTCGGCGGATTTCTCGTGCTGGCGCCGCCGAACCTCAGCGCGCGGCTGTATTCGACGTTCAGCCTGACCGACCCGTCCAACGTCGATCGGGTGGCGATGATGAAATCGGGCTGGCGCATGGTGCAGAAGGATCCGCTCACCGGCGTCGGGCCCGACATGGTCATCCAGGTGTACCCGACGATTCGCGACAAGACGGCGATCAACCAGCTCAACCCGCACCTGCACAACGTGCCGCTGCAGATCGCCGCCGAGCGCGGCATCCCGGCGCTCCTGGTGTGGATCTGGTTCATCGTCCGGCTGGCGCGCGACTTCCTGCGGCAGCGCCGCGCCGCATACCCATCGCTGTCGAACGCCGGGCTCGCGGTGATCGGCGCGATGCTCGCGGCCGGCCTGTTCGAATACAATTTCGGCGATTCCGAGTTCCTGATGCTGTTCCTCGTCCTGGTCACGCTGCCGTACGCGGCGGCGGCCGCGCCACCGACACATGCCCGACGCGCCGGCTGA